In Sphingomonas sp. SUN019, the genomic window GTGATCGGCGAACTCCGCGCCGCCGGGCATGAGGTGCTGGTGGTCGCACCTGATCGTTTCGCATCGCTCCCCTGCCCGACCTATCCCGAAATCCGCCTGTCGCTGGCCGGCGCGCGCGCAGTCGGCAATGCGATCGCCGCATTCGGGGCGGAGGCGGTGCATATCGCGACCGAGGGACCGCTGGGGATCGGCGCGCGGCGCTGGTGCGTGGCGCGCCGGCGGCCGTTCACCACCGCCTATCACACGCAATTCCCCGATTATGTCGCGGCGCGCACCGGTTTGGACCCGGCATGGGTATGGCGCTACATCCGCTGGTTCCACGGGCCAGCGCAGGCGATCCTCGCCTCCACCCCGTCGATCGCGCGCACGCTGGAGGCGCAGGGGCTGACGCAGGTACGGCGCTGGGGGCGCGGCGTCGATCAGGCGCTGTTTCACGCAAATGTCGCGCCCGACCCCACGATCCGCGCGCTGCCGGGACCGGTGCAACTCTACGTCGGACGCATTGCGGTCGAGAAGAACATCGCCGCTTTCCTTGGCTCCGATCATCCCGGCAGCAAGGTGATCGTCGGCGACGGCCCGGCCTTGCGCGAATTGTCGGCACGCTTTCCCGACGCGCATTTTCTCGGGCCGCGCTTCGGCCACGACCTCGCCGCCGCTTATGCCGCCGCAGACGTCTTCGTCTTCCCCAGCCGCACCGATACGTTCGGGCTGGTGATGATCGAGGCGCTGGCGTGCGGCACCCCGGTCGCGGGCTATCCTGTCACCGGCCCGGTCGACGTGCTGACGCCGCAAACCGGCGCGATGGACGAAGACCTCGGCACGGCGATCGCAACCGCGCTGACCTGCGACCGATCGGCGTGCGCGGCATACGGGCAAGGCTTCACCTGGGCCGCCAGCGCGCGGCAGTTCGTCGATGCGCTCGCGCCGCTCAGCGATGTCCGCGCGGCGGCATGAGATTCGCGGCGCTTGCCCTTGGGGCGTGCGCGCACTAGATCGGACGCCTTAGAGGCCGCTCCGGGAAGGGGCGGCCCATTTTGTTTCAGACGGAGTTTTCCCGCATGGCCCAGCCGCTCATGCCCCACGCGACCGCCAGCTGGATGGTCGACAACACCGCGCTCAGTTTCGAGCAGATCGCGGAATTCTGCGGGCTCCACATCCTCGAAGTGCAGGCGATCGCCGACGACACCGCGACGACGAAGCTGACCGGCCGCGATCCGGTCCGCGCGCACGAGGTCAGTCAGGAAGAAATCGACAAGGCGCAGGCCAACCCCGATTACCGGATGCAGATGATCAAAGGCCCCGATCAGGTCCGCCGCACGAAGGGGCCGCGCTACACGCCGGTCTCCAAGCGGCAGGACAAGCCCGACGGCATCGCCTGGATCATCCGCAACCATCCCGAAATCACCGACGGCGCGATCGGCAATCTGATCGGCACGACGCGCACGACGATCGCCGCGATCCGCGACCGCAGCCATTGGAATATCCAGAACATCACGCCGAAGGATCCGGTCACGCTCGGGCTGACGACGCAGCGCGAACTGGACGCCGCTGTGTCGAAGGCGGCGAAGGCGGCGGGCGTCGAAGCCGCACCCACCGATCACCGGCTGGAGGGCGACCGCGAATCGCTGATCGCACAGCTCCGCGCCGAACGCGAACAGGCGGCGCGTGAGGCGGAAGCCGCGACGCAGGAGGGCTATGTCGCCCCGCCGCCAAAGCCCACGTTCGACGATCCGTTTCGGAGATAGGGGTTTCGGCTCGCGCTTGCTCTAATCCTCCCCTGCAAGGGGAGGTGGCAGGCGGAGCCTGACGGAGGGGTGTCACCCTCTCGATAGCGAGTGGCGGGTCGGATTGCCCCCGGCAATCCTCGAAAGCGCGGGGCGCGTTCGACCCGCCACTCCCCTCCGGCGCTGCGCGCCACCTCCCCTTGCAGGGGAGGATTGCTTGTTGTCGCTCAACCCGACTGGGCAAACCCAACAAACCGCTCGACGTAACGTAAGTTACGTTGCTACCCGCTACCGATGGCAACCGCACTCGACCGCGCCTTGATCGGCGACGAAGGGCTGATCCCGACCAGTCACAAGGGGCTGACGTACCCGTTCGGCGACCGCAGCCCACAACCCGGCGAGCTCTTGACCGTGATGCCCGGTATCCGCTGGTGGCGCGTGCCGATGTCGGGGCCGTTGAAGCACGTCAACGGGCTGATCCTCGACGACGGAGACGGCGCGCTGGCGATCGACACCGGCACCGCGGGCGAACGATCGGTCGAGGCGTGGCGAACCATTCTCGACCAGGCGATGGGCGGGCAGCGCATCTCGCGCGTGCTGTGCACGCATATGCATCCCGATCACGTCGGGCTCGCGGGCTGGCTGTGCCGCAAGTTCGATGCGCCGCTGCTGATGACGCGCACCGAATGGCTGACCGTCCGAATGCTCGCCGCCGACGCGCGCGACGAAACGCCGGGCGAGATGGTCGCCTTCTGGCGCGCGAGCGGCTGGGACGAGGCGCAGCTTGCATTGGGTGCGGGACGCGGCTGGTCGCATTTCGGTAAGATGATCGCGCGGATGCCGCTGGGCTTCACGCGCATCCAGGACGGTCAGACACTGAAGATCGGCGGGTCGGACTGGCAGGTCGTCGTCGGCAGCGGGCACAGCCCCGAACACGCCTGCCTGCTCGATCGCGACCGGAAGGTGCTGATCGCGGGGGATCAGGTGCTGCCGAAGATCAGCTCGAACGTGTCGCTGGGCGTCATGGAGCCCGAGGGCGATCCGCTCGGCGACTGGCTGGCCTCGATCGCGAAGCTGAAGCAATTGCCGCCCGACCTGCTCGTCCTGCCGGGGCATGGCGATCCGTTCTACGGGCTGCACGCGCGGCTGGACGCGCTCGATCACGAGCATCGCGACCGGCTCGATGCTTTGGTCGAACATATGGCGGACGGCCCCAAACGCGCGGTCGATTGCTTCGGCCGCCTGTTCCGCCGCGCGATCGGGCCGGACGTGATCGGCATGGCGACGGGCGAGGCGATGGCGCACCTCCGTCACCTGGAGGTCGAGGGGCGCGCGGTGAAGGAAATCCGCGACGGCGTATGGTGGTATCGGCGCGCGTAACCACGCTATAGTCGTGCACGAACAAGCGGATGAGGAGCCGACACGATGTGCGACGACCATACCGAGGCAGACAACGCCCGCGTCCTGACGCGCCGCGCGTTCGGGGCGGGCGCAGGGGCGGCGGGGCTTGCGCTGCTGCTCCCAAGTCCCGCGAACGCCGCGGCAGTCAGCGGACGCCGCGTGCAGATCAAGACCCCGGACGGCATCGCCGACGCCTATTTCGTCGCGCCGACGACGGGAAAGCATCCCGGCGTGCTGATATGGCCCGACATCATGGGACTGCGTCCCGCGTTCGAGCAGATGGGGCGGCGGCTGGCCGAATCGGGCTATGCGGTGCTGGTCGTCAATCAATTCTACCGTTCGGTGAAGGCGCCGTTCCTGAAGGCAGGCGAGAGTTTCGGCCAGCCCGCGGTGCGCGCGCGCATCATGCCGTGGCGCGAAGCGCTGACCGCCGAGGCTGTGACTCGCGACGGCGTGGCCTTCACCCGCTTCCTCGATGCGCAGAAAGAGGTCGATACGAAGCGCGGCCTTGGCTCCAGCGGTTACTGTATGGGCGGCCCGATGACGATCCAGACCGCCGCCGCGCGCGCCGATCGCTACCGCGCGATCGCGTCGTTCCACGGCGCTGGGCTGGTCAGCGACAAGCCAGACAGTCCGCATCTGCTGATCCCGAAGCTGAAGGCCGACGCGCTGATCGCGATCGCCGAGAACGACGATCAACGCAGCCCGGACGACAAGAACGTCCTGCGCGCCGCCTTCGCCGCCGCCAAGCGCCCGGCCGAAATCGAGGTCTACACAGGCGCAATGCACGGTTGGTGTCCGCCCGACAGCCAGGCCTACAATCAGGTGCAGGCCGAACGCGCATGGAGCCGGATGCTGGTGTTGTTCGGACGAACGCTCGCGCGACCGGCTTGACGTCGCGCCGCGACCGTGTTCCACTTTCGTTCCTGACGACTCGCAAAGCCGGAGACAGACCGTGGCCCTGACCTTCTACACCAACCCGATGTCGCGCGGGCGGATCGCACGCTGGATGCTCGAGGAAATCGGGCAGCCGTATGAGACGGTGCTGCTCGATTATGCCGATACGATGAAGGGCGCGGACTATCTCGCGATCAATCCGATGGGGAAGGTGCCTGCGATCGTCCACGACGGCCGCACGGTCACCGAATGCGCCGCGATCTGCGCCTATCTGGCCGAAACCTTCCCCGATGCTGGCCTTGCCCCCACCGCCGACGAGCGCGCGGATTATTATCGCTGGATGTTCTTCGCCGCCGGGCCGGTCGAGGCCGGGGTGATCGACCGGTCTCTGGGCGTCGAGATCCCTGCCGACAAACAGATGATGGTCGGTTACGGATCGTTCGACCAGATGGTCGACACGCTGGAAAAAGCGGTGTCGGCGCATGAGTATATCGCGGGCGATCGTTTCACTGCGGCGGACGTCTATGTCGGCAGCCATGTCGGCTGGGGCGTGAATTTCGGGACGCTGCCGAAACGCGATGCGTTCGACGCCTATCTCGGCCGCATCATGGGCCGCCCCGCCGCGGTCCGCGCGGCGGAGATCGACGACGCGCTGATGCCGAAACAGGAACCCGCGACGGCGGACTAGTCGCGCACCGTCGGAAGGGCGTGGTCGAGCAGCGCCTTCAGCGTCCGGCCCGGCTCCTCGACCATCATCAGATGAGCGGAATGCTCGAACCAGACCGTGGTCTTCGCTGGCGCGCGGAGCTGTTTCATCCATGCGTCCGCGATCGGCGCGGGGACAGTATAATCGTGGCGGCCGAGCAGCAGGATCACCGGTGTCTTCAGCCGGTCGAGCCGGGCGAACGACACCTTGTCCAGCCGCGGCCACAATGTCGCGACCGAAAAGGCGCTGCCGTCGCTCCACGCCTTGCGGTCGGCGGGCGTGTAATCGGGCGACAGCCGCGGGGCGTGGAAATAGAAATCGGCATTGTCGCGCCCCGCCGCCAGCGCGCCATAGCGCACGGCATATTTGCGCCACCCGTCCGACTTCGCGATCTCCAGCGGTTCGGGCCGCGGATAGGGGGCCAACACCTGCAGCGCCGCAATCGCCTCGGCGTCTTGGCGCGCGCGCGCCTGTTGCAGCGTCCATGCAAAGCCGACGCGCTCGTTCTCGCGGAAATCGATCACCTGACCCATCCCGATATAGGCGTGAAGCAGATCTGGGCGCTTGGCCGCCACCGCCAGCCCGACCGCCGATCCCCAGCTATGCCCGAGCAGCAACACCTTGCGCTTGCCGTATCTCGCCCGGAGCACATCGATCAGTTCGATCGCGTCGTCACGGTATCGTTCCAGCGTCATCGTCGGCGCGATCGCGGCTGGATCGTTCAGCGGATAGGATTTGCCCGCGCCGCGCTGATCCCATTGCACGACCGTGAAGAAATCCTCCCACGGCCGCTGGAACGACCAGGCGACCGGCATCTCGACCGCGCCGGGGCCGCCGTGCACGAAGATCAGGATCGGGTTCGCGCGATCCGCGCCGCGCACGTTCACCGCCTGTCGCGCGCCGCCCAGCGTGACGGCGAAATCGTCCTGTACGCCATCCGGCGTCACTATCCGCCCGATGTCGCCGATGATCGCGCGTGATGCGGCATAGGGGTCGGCGATCACCGTGCTCTGGGTAAAAGCGGGGACGGGCGACAGCGCCGCGACGGCGGTGGCGAATAGAAAACGCAGCATGGCTATTGGCTGGCACGGCCGCACCCTGGCGGCAAGAACGCTGTTCCGGGCGTCGCCGATTCGACAGCGGACCGGGAACATAGGACAAGCATGATCTTTCTGATCCGCACACGGCGTCACCCAACGGCGCGCGTCCTTCCCGACCCGAAAGCCCTTCGTTGACCCATGATCTGAACCCCTCGATCCTGCGAGAATATGACATCCGCGGGATCGTGGGCGAGACGTTGGACGCTTCCGATGCGCACGCGGTCGGGCGCGCATTCGCCACGATCGTGCGGCGCGCAGGCGGGCGGCGGGTGGTGGTCGGCTACGACGGGCGCACATCTTCGCCAATGCTGGAGGCGGCGCTAGTCGACGGGCTGGCCGCATCGGGTGCGGATGTCGTGCGGATCGGGATCGGCCCGTCGCCGATGCTTTACTTCGCCGAGAGCACGTTAGAGGTCGATGCCGGGATACAGGTAACCGGCAGCCACAATCCCCGCGATCACAACGGCTTCAAGCTGGTATTGCAGCGAGCGCCATTTTTCGGCGCGGATATCCAGGCGCTGGCCGCGCTGGCCGCGGCGGGGGACTTCACCGATGGCGAGGGGATCGTCAGCGACGCCGACACCGGCGACGCCTATGTCGCGCGCCTGCTCGCCGGGCATGACGGCCCCGGCCTCAGGATCGGCTGGGACGCGGGCAATGGCGCGGCGGGGCCGGTGGTCGAGGCGCTGACGAAGCTCCTGCCGGGTGAGCATCACTTGCTGTTCACCGATGTCGACGGCGATTTTCCGAACCATCATCCCGATCCTACCGAGGACGAGAACCTTGCCGATCTGCAGCGGCTGGTCGCGGAGAGACGCCTCGATTTCGGAGTGGCTTTCGATGGCGACGGCGACCGGATCGGCGCGGTGGACGGTTCAGGACGCGTGCTGCGCGGCGATCAGATTCTATCCGTTCTGGCGGAATCTCTTCTGGTCGAGCGGCCCGGCAGCACGATCATTGCCGACGTAAAGGCGAGCAACGGGTTGTTCGACCGGATCGAGGCGCTCGGCGGCCGCGCCGTCATGTGGAAATCGGGCCACAGCAACATCAAGCTGAAGCTGCGCGAGGAGAATGCAGCGCTGGCCGGCGAGATGAGCGGGCACATCTTCTTCGGCGACCTCGGCGGCTTCGACGACGGCATCTACGCCGCGGTGCGCCTGATCGACGCGGTGCAGCGCTCCGGCCGCACGCTCGCCGAATGGCGCGATGCGAAGCCGGTCCGCGCGAGCACGCCCGAACTGCGCTTCGCGGTCGATCCTGCGCGGAAGGACGCCGTAGTCGACGAGGTGGTCGCGCGACTGGCGGCGAACGGCGCGACGGTCGACCTGACAGACGGCGCGCGCGTCACCACCGCCGACGGCTGGTGGCTGCTGCGCGCGTCGAACACGCAGGACATGCTGACCGCGCGCGCCGAGGCGGACGATCCCGCCGCGCTCGACCGGCTGGTCGCCGCGATCGACGCGCAGCTGGCCCAAAGCGGCGTGACTCGTGCGGCGTGATCCGGGCGGCGTGATCCGGGCGGCGTGACTCTGCCGGTCTTAACCCCCACATAGCGGCGATGCGTCCCCCGTCGAAACCAAGCATCGTCCGCGTCGTCGATCTCGAAACCACCGGCAGCGCGCCGCCCGCGCACGGCGTATGCGAGGTCGGCTGGCAGGATGTGGCGCTCGGCCCCGATGGCCGGTGGGAATTGTATGGCGAGGGCGGGCAACGCTACGTCAATCCCGGCCGCTCGCTGCCGCCCGTGACGCAGGCGATCCACCACATCCGCGACGAGGATGTTGCTGATGCGCCGTGGTGGCACGACGTGGCGCGGCAAGTGCTCGATCCCTACCCCCGTCGCCTGGCGCTCGCGGCGCACCGCGCATCGTTCGAACAGCAATTCTGCACGCCCAATTTCACCTCCGGCGCGGAGTGGATCTGCACGTGGAAATGCGCACTCAGGCTGTGGCCCGATTCGCCCAGCTTCTCCAATCAGGTGTTGCGGTATTGGCGGAAGCCCGATGGGATGGAGCACGAACGCGGCCTGCCCGCGCACCGCGCCTTCCCCGACGCTTATGTCACCGCCTTCCACCTGCGCGACATGCTGAACGAGGCGAGCATCGAACAATTGCTGGAATGGTCGCGCGACCCCGGCCTGATCCCGCGCGTCCGCTACGGTCCCGATCGCGGCAAGGACTGGCGCGAGATCGATCACGAATCACTGATGGGCTTCCTGACCGATCGCGACCCCGACATCCGCTTCACCGCCAACGCCGAAATGGACCGTAGGCGCGGCGGTGGATCGGTCGGCCGGGCGTCTGCTCAAGAATTGCTGCTCTGATCCACATCAAGGTGCTGCCACTGGCCAATCGTTACGGCTGCGACTAGACCGCGCTCCGATGCGTGTGCGTGTACCGTTGATGATCCGCGAAGGGCGGCTGGGCCGCGTCCTGCTCGCGTTCATGGCGGCGGGTTTTCTCGCGCTGATCGTCGCCGGTATCGCCGCCGCCTGGGTGCAGGGCCGCAATCAACAACACAACGCCGCCGTCGCGCATACCTATCAGGTCGAACTGACGATCGCCGAGGCGCGCCGCCTGATCGAACAAGGCGAAACCGCGCGGCGCGGCTATATGCTGGCAGGCGATCCTGCGTTTCTCGCCAGCTACCGCGACGTCGCCGCAGCGCTGCCGACGGTGATGGATCGGGTCGGCGCGCTGACGATCGACAACCCGCTGCAGCAACGGCACCTGAAACTGGTCGACCGGCTGATCGACGAACTGAGCGCCGAGCGTGCGGCGAGCATCGCGCAGGTCGGCGCAGGCGAAGCTGCGCGCGCGATCGCGACGTTCCGCGCGCAGGGCGGAGCCGGGCGATTGCGGCTGATGCGCCGCGCGTTCGACGCGATGGGAGCGGAGGAACGCCGTCTGCTGGCGATCCGCGACGCCGAACAGGCCGCCAGCATTCGCGTCTTCTACGCGATCCTCGCCTTTGCCGGGGTGGTGCTGGGCGCCGTCGCCATCGCTGGGTTGGCGGTCGTCATGCGTTACACGCGCGACCTGACCGGGTCGCGCGATATGATGCGGGGATTGAACGAGAATCTCGAGGTTCTGGTATCGGATCGCACCGCCGACCTCAGCCGCGCGAACGAGGAAATCCAGCGCTTCGCCTATATCGTCAGCCACGATCTGCGCTCGCCGTTGGTCAACGTGATGGGCTTCACCGCCGAACTTGACGCCGCGACCAATACGATCGCGGAATTGATCGACCGCGCCGAGGCGACAGCCCCCGAGATCGTGACCGAAGAGGCGCGGCTGGCGGCGCGCGAGGATCTGCCGGAGGCGATCGGCTTCATCCGCACCTCGACGCAGAAGATGGACCGGCTGATTACCGCGATCCTCACGCTATCGCGGCAGGGCCGCCGCGTCCTGACGCCCGAACCGCTCGACGTGGCCGCGATCGTCGACGAAATCCGCGGCAGTCTGGCGCACCGGCTGGACGAACAGGGCACGACCGTCGAGGTCGAGGGCGATCTGCCCGCCGTCGTCAGCGATCGCCTCGGCGTGGAGCAGATACTGTCCAACCTGATCGAAAATGCGGTGAAATATCGCCATCCGACCCGCCCCGCACGGATCGTCGTCACCGGCGGCAGCGAAGGTCCGCGACGCTGGTTTGCGGTGACCGACAATGGTCGCGGCATCGACCCGCGCGACCACGAACGCGTGTTCGACCTGTTCCGCCGATCGGGTTCGCAGGATCAGCCCGGAGAAGGCATCGGACTCGCGCACGTTCGCGCATTGGCCTATCGCCTGGGCGGGATCATCGATCTCACCTCGACGCTTGGCGAAGGCGCCACCTTCCGGCTATCGCTGCCCAAGACCCTGGAACTACAGGAACAACGAGCATGAACGCGCATCAATCCGTCAACATCGTGATGATCGAGGATGACGAAGGCCATGCCCGGCTGATCGAAAAGAACATCCGCCGCGCGGGCATCTTGAATGACATCCGCCATTTCACCGACGGTACGAGCGCGCTGGAATATCTGTTCAACGACAAGAACGGCCCGACCCACAACGGCCCCGCACTCGTCCTGCTCGACCTCAATCTGCCCGACATGAGCGGCACCGACATCCTGACCCGGATCAAGGACAGCAGCGGCCCGTTGAAGCGTACGCCCGTCGTCGTATTGACGACCACCGACGACAGCCGCGAAATCCAGCGTTGCTATGATCTGGGGGCCAACGTCTACATCACCAAGCCGGTGAATTATGAGAATTTCGCGCAGGCGATCCGCCAGCTCGGGCTGTTCCTGTCGGTCATCCAGGTGCCCGATCTGGGCGATTGATGGCGACAGTACTCTACATCGACGATGATCCGGGGATCCGTCGGCTGGCGGCGAAAGCGCTTGCCCGCCGCGGGCATGACGTGACCGTGGCCGAGGGCGGCGCTGAGGGTGTCGCGCTGGCCGCCGCCGACCGCTTCGATATCGTCGCGGTCGATCACTACATGCCCGGGATGGACGGGCTGGAAACGCTGGCGGCGCTGCGCGCGCTGCCGGATGCGCCGAGCGTGGTCTATGTCACCGGATCGGAAGAGGGCCGCATCGCGATCGCGGCGCTGCGCGCCGGCGCGGCCGATTATGTCGTGAAGACGGTCGGCGAGGATTTCTTCGACCTGCTCGACGCCGCCTTCGAGCAGGTCATCGCGCGCGCGACGCTCGAGCGCGGCAAGGCCGATGCGGAGGCAGGGCTGCGCGCCAGCAACGACCGGCTTGAGGCATTGCTGTCGGAGGTCAATCACCGCGTCGCCAATTCGCTGCAGATCGTCTCCGCGATGGTCCGGATGCAGTCGAACGCCTTGTCCGACGACAGCGCGCGCGCCGCGCTGGAGGATACGCAGCGCCGGATCAGCGCGATCGCGCAGGTCCATCGCCGTCTCTACACTGGCGGCGATGTGGAAAGCGTCGACATGCGCGAATATCTGTCGGCATTGGTCGACGAACTGGCGCAGACCTGGTCCAGCGCGGATCTCCCGCGCGACCTGAAACTGGTCGCCGACCCGATCCGCCTGCCGACCGACCGCGCGGTGTCGCTGGGCGTGATCGTCACCGAACTGGTCAGCAACGCGTGCAAATACGCCTATC contains:
- a CDS encoding sensor histidine kinase gives rise to the protein MATVLYIDDDPGIRRLAAKALARRGHDVTVAEGGAEGVALAAADRFDIVAVDHYMPGMDGLETLAALRALPDAPSVVYVTGSEEGRIAIAALRAGAADYVVKTVGEDFFDLLDAAFEQVIARATLERGKADAEAGLRASNDRLEALLSEVNHRVANSLQIVSAMVRMQSNALSDDSARAALEDTQRRISAIAQVHRRLYTGGDVESVDMREYLSALVDELAQTWSSADLPRDLKLVADPIRLPTDRAVSLGVIVTELVSNACKYAYPAGSGEIRIALQMEGKELFLLAVEDDGVGLSGEIAPGGTGIGTKLIRAMAQSLQSIVEYDPGHRGTRATLKAGVR
- a CDS encoding alpha/beta fold hydrolase; this translates as MLRFLFATAVAALSPVPAFTQSTVIADPYAASRAIIGDIGRIVTPDGVQDDFAVTLGGARQAVNVRGADRANPILIFVHGGPGAVEMPVAWSFQRPWEDFFTVVQWDQRGAGKSYPLNDPAAIAPTMTLERYRDDAIELIDVLRARYGKRKVLLLGHSWGSAVGLAVAAKRPDLLHAYIGMGQVIDFRENERVGFAWTLQQARARQDAEAIAALQVLAPYPRPEPLEIAKSDGWRKYAVRYGALAAGRDNADFYFHAPRLSPDYTPADRKAWSDGSAFSVATLWPRLDKVSFARLDRLKTPVILLLGRHDYTVPAPIADAWMKQLRAPAKTTVWFEHSAHLMMVEEPGRTLKALLDHALPTVRD
- a CDS encoding 3'-5' exonuclease, producing MRPPSKPSIVRVVDLETTGSAPPAHGVCEVGWQDVALGPDGRWELYGEGGQRYVNPGRSLPPVTQAIHHIRDEDVADAPWWHDVARQVLDPYPRRLALAAHRASFEQQFCTPNFTSGAEWICTWKCALRLWPDSPSFSNQVLRYWRKPDGMEHERGLPAHRAFPDAYVTAFHLRDMLNEASIEQLLEWSRDPGLIPRVRYGPDRGKDWREIDHESLMGFLTDRDPDIRFTANAEMDRRRGGGSVGRASAQELLL
- a CDS encoding CHASE3 domain-containing protein, whose amino-acid sequence is MRVRVPLMIREGRLGRVLLAFMAAGFLALIVAGIAAAWVQGRNQQHNAAVAHTYQVELTIAEARRLIEQGETARRGYMLAGDPAFLASYRDVAAALPTVMDRVGALTIDNPLQQRHLKLVDRLIDELSAERAASIAQVGAGEAARAIATFRAQGGAGRLRLMRRAFDAMGAEERRLLAIRDAEQAASIRVFYAILAFAGVVLGAVAIAGLAVVMRYTRDLTGSRDMMRGLNENLEVLVSDRTADLSRANEEIQRFAYIVSHDLRSPLVNVMGFTAELDAATNTIAELIDRAEATAPEIVTEEARLAAREDLPEAIGFIRTSTQKMDRLITAILTLSRQGRRVLTPEPLDVAAIVDEIRGSLAHRLDEQGTTVEVEGDLPAVVSDRLGVEQILSNLIENAVKYRHPTRPARIVVTGGSEGPRRWFAVTDNGRGIDPRDHERVFDLFRRSGSQDQPGEGIGLAHVRALAYRLGGIIDLTSTLGEGATFRLSLPKTLELQEQRA
- a CDS encoding DUF1013 domain-containing protein, which codes for MAQPLMPHATASWMVDNTALSFEQIAEFCGLHILEVQAIADDTATTKLTGRDPVRAHEVSQEEIDKAQANPDYRMQMIKGPDQVRRTKGPRYTPVSKRQDKPDGIAWIIRNHPEITDGAIGNLIGTTRTTIAAIRDRSHWNIQNITPKDPVTLGLTTQRELDAAVSKAAKAAGVEAAPTDHRLEGDRESLIAQLRAEREQAAREAEAATQEGYVAPPPKPTFDDPFRR
- a CDS encoding MBL fold metallo-hydrolase, whose product is MATALDRALIGDEGLIPTSHKGLTYPFGDRSPQPGELLTVMPGIRWWRVPMSGPLKHVNGLILDDGDGALAIDTGTAGERSVEAWRTILDQAMGGQRISRVLCTHMHPDHVGLAGWLCRKFDAPLLMTRTEWLTVRMLAADARDETPGEMVAFWRASGWDEAQLALGAGRGWSHFGKMIARMPLGFTRIQDGQTLKIGGSDWQVVVGSGHSPEHACLLDRDRKVLIAGDQVLPKISSNVSLGVMEPEGDPLGDWLASIAKLKQLPPDLLVLPGHGDPFYGLHARLDALDHEHRDRLDALVEHMADGPKRAVDCFGRLFRRAIGPDVIGMATGEAMAHLRHLEVEGRAVKEIRDGVWWYRRA
- a CDS encoding response regulator is translated as MNAHQSVNIVMIEDDEGHARLIEKNIRRAGILNDIRHFTDGTSALEYLFNDKNGPTHNGPALVLLDLNLPDMSGTDILTRIKDSSGPLKRTPVVVLTTTDDSREIQRCYDLGANVYITKPVNYENFAQAIRQLGLFLSVIQVPDLGD
- the pgmG gene encoding phosphoglucomutase/phosphomannomutase PgmG, which translates into the protein MTHDLNPSILREYDIRGIVGETLDASDAHAVGRAFATIVRRAGGRRVVVGYDGRTSSPMLEAALVDGLAASGADVVRIGIGPSPMLYFAESTLEVDAGIQVTGSHNPRDHNGFKLVLQRAPFFGADIQALAALAAAGDFTDGEGIVSDADTGDAYVARLLAGHDGPGLRIGWDAGNGAAGPVVEALTKLLPGEHHLLFTDVDGDFPNHHPDPTEDENLADLQRLVAERRLDFGVAFDGDGDRIGAVDGSGRVLRGDQILSVLAESLLVERPGSTIIADVKASNGLFDRIEALGGRAVMWKSGHSNIKLKLREENAALAGEMSGHIFFGDLGGFDDGIYAAVRLIDAVQRSGRTLAEWRDAKPVRASTPELRFAVDPARKDAVVDEVVARLAANGATVDLTDGARVTTADGWWLLRASNTQDMLTARAEADDPAALDRLVAAIDAQLAQSGVTRAA
- a CDS encoding dienelactone hydrolase family protein → MCDDHTEADNARVLTRRAFGAGAGAAGLALLLPSPANAAAVSGRRVQIKTPDGIADAYFVAPTTGKHPGVLIWPDIMGLRPAFEQMGRRLAESGYAVLVVNQFYRSVKAPFLKAGESFGQPAVRARIMPWREALTAEAVTRDGVAFTRFLDAQKEVDTKRGLGSSGYCMGGPMTIQTAAARADRYRAIASFHGAGLVSDKPDSPHLLIPKLKADALIAIAENDDQRSPDDKNVLRAAFAAAKRPAEIEVYTGAMHGWCPPDSQAYNQVQAERAWSRMLVLFGRTLARPA
- a CDS encoding glycosyltransferase family 1 protein, giving the protein MRIAIVTDAWSPQVNGVVRTLEAVIGELRAAGHEVLVVAPDRFASLPCPTYPEIRLSLAGARAVGNAIAAFGAEAVHIATEGPLGIGARRWCVARRRPFTTAYHTQFPDYVAARTGLDPAWVWRYIRWFHGPAQAILASTPSIARTLEAQGLTQVRRWGRGVDQALFHANVAPDPTIRALPGPVQLYVGRIAVEKNIAAFLGSDHPGSKVIVGDGPALRELSARFPDAHFLGPRFGHDLAAAYAAADVFVFPSRTDTFGLVMIEALACGTPVAGYPVTGPVDVLTPQTGAMDEDLGTAIATALTCDRSACAAYGQGFTWAASARQFVDALAPLSDVRAAA
- a CDS encoding glutathione S-transferase family protein, yielding MALTFYTNPMSRGRIARWMLEEIGQPYETVLLDYADTMKGADYLAINPMGKVPAIVHDGRTVTECAAICAYLAETFPDAGLAPTADERADYYRWMFFAAGPVEAGVIDRSLGVEIPADKQMMVGYGSFDQMVDTLEKAVSAHEYIAGDRFTAADVYVGSHVGWGVNFGTLPKRDAFDAYLGRIMGRPAAVRAAEIDDALMPKQEPATAD